A genomic stretch from Juglans microcarpa x Juglans regia isolate MS1-56 chromosome 3S, Jm3101_v1.0, whole genome shotgun sequence includes:
- the LOC121257997 gene encoding nucleolar protein 14 isoform X1 encodes MAKLSNPTGAGPNDIKKNKKKRKKSGPNVVAMKVQAPKANPFETIWSRRKFDILGKKRKGEERRVGLARSLAVEKRKKTLLKEYEQSGKASVFLDKRIGENNDALGEFDKAILRSQRERQLKLNKKSKYNLSDGEEDFEIQGLGAFSERDDFEDELLPDDDDYDGEATKKESAMLNQLNAHKTQNPPERHLIEGGENKHKSKKEVMEEIISKSKFFKAQKAREKEDNEHLMDELDKNFTSLVQSEALLSLTEPGKLNALKALVNKSVLNEKKKKDEPSTTQKTENFSQDQPDSYDKLVKEMALEMRARPSDRTKTPDEIAQEERERLERLEDERQKRMLAPDYSSDEDNDDALKPSTQGRRSISGDDLGDSFSLEEEPRSKKGWVDKILERRDGNDSESEASDSSGDSETAEDDSDEEGSDEDNEEGENNLSLKDWEQSDDDTLGKDLEEGEEEGEEHDDDGQQMEPKPQKKKEKTIAFAASKRNGDILDAKKSKTDGKHSSTPDLPYLIEAPKSFEELSALLGNRSNNDITLILNRIRTSNAIKLAAENRKKMQVFYGILLQYFAILANKKPLNFELLNLLVKPLMEMSVEIPYFAAICARQRILRIRMQLCEIIKDPEISSWPSSKTLFLLRLWSMIFPCSDFRHVVMTPAILLMCEYLMRCPIVLGRDIAMGSFLCSMLLSITRQSQKFCPEAITFLRTLLMAAANTKPVQCQDSQFYYRLEFKALRPLLCIRDREIEISPLNFIVLMDMPEDSPFFTSDTFRVGVLVTVIETLRGYVNIYEGLSSYPEIFLPISVLLLEVAQQENMPYVLQNKFKDVAQLIQTKAEEHYLLRRPLQMRKQKPVPIKLLNPKFEENFVKGRDYDPDRERAEQRKLKKLLNREAKGAARELRKDNSFLYEVKEKDKTLLEEERAEKYGKALAFLQEQEHAFKSGQLGKGKKRMR; translated from the exons AGCGCAAGGGGGAAGAGCGCCGTGTCGGCCTCGCTCGCTCACTTGCTGTGGAAAAG AGGAAGAAGACGCTGCTGAAGGAGTACGAACAAAGTGGGAAGGCTTCGGTGTTCTTGGATAAGCGTATTGGAGAGAATAATGACGCGCTTGGTGAATTTGATAAGGCTATTCTGCGGTCTCAGCGTGAGCGTCAG TTGAAACTGAATAAAAAAAGCAAGTATAACTTATcagatggagaagaagatttTGAAATCCAAGGTCTTGGTGCATTCTCTGAAAGGGATGATTTTGAGGATGAATTGTTGCCTGATGATGATGACTATGATGGTGAAGCCACTAAGA AAGAGTCAGCCATGCTAAATCAACTTAATGCTCATAAGACACAGAATCCACCGGAGAGGCATCTGATTGAAGGAGGGGAAAAT AAACACAAAAGCAAGAAAGAAGTGATGGAGGAAATTATCTCAAAAAGCAAATTTTTTAAG GCACAAAAagcaagagagaaagaagatAATGAACATTTGATGGATGAATTGGACAAAAACTTCACATCTTTAGTGCAGTCTGAGGCATTATTATCTTTAACTGAACCTGGTAAGCTGAATGCTTTGAAGGCTCTTGTGAACAAGAGTGTTCtgaatgagaaaaagaagaaggatgaGCCATCTACAActcaaaaaacagaaaattttaGCCAG GATCAACCTGATTCTTACGACAAACTTGTCAAAGAGATGGCACTGGAAATGCGTGCTCGCCCCTCAGACAGGACTAAGACTCCTGACGAGATTGCCCAGGAGGAGAGAGAACGATTAGAGCGTTTGGAG GATGAACGACAGAAAAGAATGCTTGCTCCTGATTATTCCAGTGATGAAGACAATGATGATGCTCTGAAACCATCTACCCAGGGTCGAAGATCTATATCTGGGGATGATCTTGGTGATTCCTTCTCACTTGAAGAAGAGCCCAGGTCTAAAAAGGGTTGGGTTGATAAGATTCTTGAAAGAAGGGATGGCAATGATTCTGAGAGTGAAGCTAGTGATTCTTCAGGTGATTCTGAAACTGCTGAAGATGATAGTGATGAAGAAGGATCTGATGAAGATAATGAGGAAGGTGAAAATAATCTATCTTTGAAGGACTGGGAACAAAGTGATGATGACACTTTGGGTAAAGATTTGGAAGAGGGtgaagaagaaggtgaagaacatgatgatgatgggcAACAAATGGAGCCAAAACcccagaaaaagaaagaaaaaactattgCTTTTGCAGCTAGTAAGAGAAATGGAGATATTTTAGATGCCAAAAAAAGCAAAACAGATGGTAAACACTCTTCAACGCCGGACCTTCCCTACTTGATCGAAGCTCCAAAGAGTTTTGAAGAGTTATCTGCATTATTGGGCAATCGTTCTAATAATGACATTACGTTGATACTCAATCGAATTCGGACAAGCAATGCAATCAAGCTTGCAGCAGAAAATCGAAAGAAAATGCAA GTATTCTATGGCATACTACTTCAGTATTTTGCCATCTTAGCAAATAAAAAGCCTTTAAATTTCGAGCTACTAAATTTGCTGGTGAAGCCATTGATGGAGATGAGTGTGGAGATCCCATACTTTGCTGCAATATGTGCTCGTCAGAGGATACTACGAATTCGAATGCAACTTTGTGAGATCATCAAAGATCCAG AAATTAGCAGTTGGCCTTCGTCAAAAACATTATTTCTTTTGAGGCTCTGGTCCATGATATTCCCATGCTCTGACTTTCGTCATGTGGTCATGACTCCAgcaattttgttgatgtgtgaaTATCTGATGCGCTGTCCCATTGTGTTGGGGCGGGATATTGCTATGGGATCTTTCTTATGCTCTATGCTTCTCTCt ATCACTAGACAATCTCAGAAGTTCTGTCCGGAAGCAATAACGTTTCTCCGAACTTTGCTGATGGCTGCGGCAAACACAAAACCGGTTCAATGTCAAGACTCTCAG TTTTATTATCGATTGGAATTTAAAGCACTCAGGCCCTTGCTTTGTATACGTGATCGCGAGATTGAGATCAGTCCACTGAATTTTATCGTGTTAATGGATATGCCTGAGGACTCTCCTTTTTTTACCTCTGATACCTTCag GGTTGGTGTGCTGGTAACTGTTATCGAAACCCTACGAGGATATGTTAACATTTATGAGGGATTAAGTTCCTATCCTGAAATTTTTCTGCCGATTTCTGTGTTGTTACTTGAAGTAGCACAACAGGAAAATATGCCGTATGTATTgcaaaataaattcaaagatGTTGCTCAACTCATTCAGACTAAAGCCGAAGAACATTACTTGTTGCGGCGTCCGCTTCAAATGCGGAAGCAAAAGCCAGTGCCTATCAAATtactgaatccaaaatttgagGAGAA CTTTGTTAAAGGTAGAGATTATGATCCAGATCGTGAACGGGCTGAGCAGAGAAAGTTGAAGAAACTTCTAAATCGTGAAGCTAAAGGGGCTGCTCGTGAACTGCGTAAAGATAATTCTTTCTTATATGAGGTGAAGGAAAAAGACAAGACCTTATTGGAAGAAGAAAGAGCAGAGAAGTATGGAAAGGCTTTAGCCTTTCTTCAAGAACAAGAACATGCTTTCAAATCTGGGCAATTAGGGAAAGGCAAGAAGAGGATGAGATGA
- the LOC121257997 gene encoding nucleolar protein 14 isoform X2 codes for MLNQLNAHKTQNPPERHLIEGGENKHKSKKEVMEEIISKSKFFKAQKAREKEDNEHLMDELDKNFTSLVQSEALLSLTEPGKLNALKALVNKSVLNEKKKKDEPSTTQKTENFSQDQPDSYDKLVKEMALEMRARPSDRTKTPDEIAQEERERLERLEDERQKRMLAPDYSSDEDNDDALKPSTQGRRSISGDDLGDSFSLEEEPRSKKGWVDKILERRDGNDSESEASDSSGDSETAEDDSDEEGSDEDNEEGENNLSLKDWEQSDDDTLGKDLEEGEEEGEEHDDDGQQMEPKPQKKKEKTIAFAASKRNGDILDAKKSKTDGKHSSTPDLPYLIEAPKSFEELSALLGNRSNNDITLILNRIRTSNAIKLAAENRKKMQVFYGILLQYFAILANKKPLNFELLNLLVKPLMEMSVEIPYFAAICARQRILRIRMQLCEIIKDPEISSWPSSKTLFLLRLWSMIFPCSDFRHVVMTPAILLMCEYLMRCPIVLGRDIAMGSFLCSMLLSITRQSQKFCPEAITFLRTLLMAAANTKPVQCQDSQFYYRLEFKALRPLLCIRDREIEISPLNFIVLMDMPEDSPFFTSDTFRVGVLVTVIETLRGYVNIYEGLSSYPEIFLPISVLLLEVAQQENMPYVLQNKFKDVAQLIQTKAEEHYLLRRPLQMRKQKPVPIKLLNPKFEENFVKGRDYDPDRERAEQRKLKKLLNREAKGAARELRKDNSFLYEVKEKDKTLLEEERAEKYGKALAFLQEQEHAFKSGQLGKGKKRMR; via the exons ATGCTAAATCAACTTAATGCTCATAAGACACAGAATCCACCGGAGAGGCATCTGATTGAAGGAGGGGAAAAT AAACACAAAAGCAAGAAAGAAGTGATGGAGGAAATTATCTCAAAAAGCAAATTTTTTAAG GCACAAAAagcaagagagaaagaagatAATGAACATTTGATGGATGAATTGGACAAAAACTTCACATCTTTAGTGCAGTCTGAGGCATTATTATCTTTAACTGAACCTGGTAAGCTGAATGCTTTGAAGGCTCTTGTGAACAAGAGTGTTCtgaatgagaaaaagaagaaggatgaGCCATCTACAActcaaaaaacagaaaattttaGCCAG GATCAACCTGATTCTTACGACAAACTTGTCAAAGAGATGGCACTGGAAATGCGTGCTCGCCCCTCAGACAGGACTAAGACTCCTGACGAGATTGCCCAGGAGGAGAGAGAACGATTAGAGCGTTTGGAG GATGAACGACAGAAAAGAATGCTTGCTCCTGATTATTCCAGTGATGAAGACAATGATGATGCTCTGAAACCATCTACCCAGGGTCGAAGATCTATATCTGGGGATGATCTTGGTGATTCCTTCTCACTTGAAGAAGAGCCCAGGTCTAAAAAGGGTTGGGTTGATAAGATTCTTGAAAGAAGGGATGGCAATGATTCTGAGAGTGAAGCTAGTGATTCTTCAGGTGATTCTGAAACTGCTGAAGATGATAGTGATGAAGAAGGATCTGATGAAGATAATGAGGAAGGTGAAAATAATCTATCTTTGAAGGACTGGGAACAAAGTGATGATGACACTTTGGGTAAAGATTTGGAAGAGGGtgaagaagaaggtgaagaacatgatgatgatgggcAACAAATGGAGCCAAAACcccagaaaaagaaagaaaaaactattgCTTTTGCAGCTAGTAAGAGAAATGGAGATATTTTAGATGCCAAAAAAAGCAAAACAGATGGTAAACACTCTTCAACGCCGGACCTTCCCTACTTGATCGAAGCTCCAAAGAGTTTTGAAGAGTTATCTGCATTATTGGGCAATCGTTCTAATAATGACATTACGTTGATACTCAATCGAATTCGGACAAGCAATGCAATCAAGCTTGCAGCAGAAAATCGAAAGAAAATGCAA GTATTCTATGGCATACTACTTCAGTATTTTGCCATCTTAGCAAATAAAAAGCCTTTAAATTTCGAGCTACTAAATTTGCTGGTGAAGCCATTGATGGAGATGAGTGTGGAGATCCCATACTTTGCTGCAATATGTGCTCGTCAGAGGATACTACGAATTCGAATGCAACTTTGTGAGATCATCAAAGATCCAG AAATTAGCAGTTGGCCTTCGTCAAAAACATTATTTCTTTTGAGGCTCTGGTCCATGATATTCCCATGCTCTGACTTTCGTCATGTGGTCATGACTCCAgcaattttgttgatgtgtgaaTATCTGATGCGCTGTCCCATTGTGTTGGGGCGGGATATTGCTATGGGATCTTTCTTATGCTCTATGCTTCTCTCt ATCACTAGACAATCTCAGAAGTTCTGTCCGGAAGCAATAACGTTTCTCCGAACTTTGCTGATGGCTGCGGCAAACACAAAACCGGTTCAATGTCAAGACTCTCAG TTTTATTATCGATTGGAATTTAAAGCACTCAGGCCCTTGCTTTGTATACGTGATCGCGAGATTGAGATCAGTCCACTGAATTTTATCGTGTTAATGGATATGCCTGAGGACTCTCCTTTTTTTACCTCTGATACCTTCag GGTTGGTGTGCTGGTAACTGTTATCGAAACCCTACGAGGATATGTTAACATTTATGAGGGATTAAGTTCCTATCCTGAAATTTTTCTGCCGATTTCTGTGTTGTTACTTGAAGTAGCACAACAGGAAAATATGCCGTATGTATTgcaaaataaattcaaagatGTTGCTCAACTCATTCAGACTAAAGCCGAAGAACATTACTTGTTGCGGCGTCCGCTTCAAATGCGGAAGCAAAAGCCAGTGCCTATCAAATtactgaatccaaaatttgagGAGAA CTTTGTTAAAGGTAGAGATTATGATCCAGATCGTGAACGGGCTGAGCAGAGAAAGTTGAAGAAACTTCTAAATCGTGAAGCTAAAGGGGCTGCTCGTGAACTGCGTAAAGATAATTCTTTCTTATATGAGGTGAAGGAAAAAGACAAGACCTTATTGGAAGAAGAAAGAGCAGAGAAGTATGGAAAGGCTTTAGCCTTTCTTCAAGAACAAGAACATGCTTTCAAATCTGGGCAATTAGGGAAAGGCAAGAAGAGGATGAGATGA
- the LOC121257270 gene encoding cytochrome P450 CYP749A22-like — MGAVVTMVICLSSSLCLYLLFAFIKVLHKLCWTPYLIQYQMLSQGIRGPSYRFINGNSIEISSMKKAAMSRPMNLSHDIFSKVQPHIHSWVNKYGRNYLQWHGSKAELVITEPELIKEILNNKDRAYRKEEVEGYLKKLLGDGLVTTDGEKWVKMRKLADYAFHADRLKIMVPEMIGSVEVMLERWKLHDEGKEIEVYEEFNLLTSEMISRTAFGSSYLDGKHIFQMLKKIELLAFRNADKIRFPGMSEIYRTVDEIESEKLGNGLRDCILEIIKKREEKVRAGEVANFGGDFLGVLIQAHHDDNANRRISIEDLVDECKTFYIVGQETANGLLAWTVFLLAIHTEWQEEARKEVLKIFGHQNPNPDGITKLKTMNMIINESLRLYPPVVRIIRKVDRKVRLGLNLTLPANLGLCIPNLAIHHNPQMWGEDVHLFKPERFSDGVAKATNNNAAAYIPFGMGPRNCVGLNFATTQTKIALSMILQRYAFTLSPAYVHSPVPHPTLRPQHGIQIVLHSS, encoded by the exons atggggGCAGTTGTAACCATGGTAATCTGTCTTTCAAGCTCTCTATGTCTGTATCTTCTCTTCGCTTTCATCAAGGTTCTTCACAAACTGTGTTGGACTCCATATCTCATCCAGTATCAAATGCTTTCACAAGGAATCAGAGGCCCTTCCTACAGATTCATCAATGGAAACTCCATTGAAATTTCCAGCATGAAAAAGGCGGCCATGAGCAGGCCCATGAATTTATCCCATGATATATTTTCCAAAGTTCAGCCTCATATTCACTCATGGGTCAACAAATATG GGAGGAATTATCTTCAATGGCATGGCTCTAAAGCTGAATTGGTAATAACAGAACCAGAGCTTATAAAAGAGATACTGAACAATAAAGACAGAGCTTATCGAAAGGAAGAGGTGGAAGGCTATCTCAAGAAGCTCTTAGGAGATGGACTGGTGACAACCGACGGTGAAAAGTGGGTAAAGATGCGAAAACTGGCCGATTATGCTTTCCATGCAGATAGGCTGAAA ATCATGGTTCCAGAAATGATCGGTAGTGTGGAGGTGATGCTAGAACGGTGGAAACTTCATGATGAAGGCAAAGAGATTGAGGTTTATGAAGAATTCAATCTATTGACATCAGAAATGATTTCCAGGACAGCTTTTGGTAGCAGTTACTTAGACGGGAAGCACATTTTTCAGATGTTGAAGAAAATTGAGTTGTTAGCATTCAGAAATGCTGATAAAATAAGGTTTCCTGGCATGAG TGAAATTTATAGAACGGTGGATGAAATTGAGTCAGAAAAGCTTGGAAATGGATTACGTGACTGTATATTAGAGATCattaagaaaagagaagagaaggtTAGGGCCGGGGAGGTGGCCAACTTTGGAGGCGATTTTCTTGGAGTTCTTATACAGGCTCATCATGATGACAATGCAAACCGAAGAATTTCTATAGAAGATCTGGTGGATGAGTGCAAAACATTTTACATTGTTGGACAAGAAACCGCCAACGGTTTGCTTGCTTGGACTGTCTTTCTTCTGGCAATCCACACGGAATGGCAAGAGGAAGCAAGAAAGGAGGTGCTCAAAATATTTGGCCACCAAAATCCAAACCCAGATGGCATCACAAAACTCAAGACC ATGAACATGATCATCAATGAGTCTCTTCGGTTATACCCTCCGGTAGTTCGAATAATAAGGAAAGTTGACAGAAAAGTTAGACTGGGGTTAAATCTCACACTTCCAGCTAATCTGGGCCTGTGCATCCCAAATCTAGCAATTCACCATAACCCTCAGATGTGGGGAGAAGACGTGCATCTTTTCAAACCAGAGAGGTTCTCAGATGGGGTTGCCAAAGCTACAAACAACAACGCAGCCGCTTATATTCCCTTTGGCATGGGACCTCGAAACTGTGTTGGCTTGAACTTTGCCACCACCCAAACAAAGATTGCTCTTTCAATGATTCTTCAACGCTACGCCTTCACTCTTTCGCCAGCATATGTCCACTCACCTGTTCCGCATCCCACCCTTCGTCCACAACATGGTATTCAGATAGTGCTGCACTCCTCGTGA
- the LOC121258773 gene encoding sodium-dependent phosphate transport protein 1, chloroplastic-like, with product MGIGELCQYTILLSLNAFSLLQGVAMLAMNNILSNWVPVAETSRSLALVYNGMYLGSVTGLAFSPFLIHQFGWPSVFYSFGSLGTVWVFVWLSKACSSPLKDLELLLEEKKLIFSNSISKEPVKTIPWGLILSKPPGWALIVSHFCHNWGTFVLLNWARYSKDAYMGLL from the exons ATGGGTATCGGTGAG TTATGTCAGTACACCATTTTGCTGTCTCTAAATGCTTTTTCTCTTCTCCAG GGTGTTGCTATGCTTGCCATGAATAACATTCTGTCAAACTGGGTTCCAGTAGCAGAGACAAGTAGATCATTAGCATTGGTGTACAATGGGATGTACCTTGGATCAGTCACTGGCCTGGCCTTTTCACCGTTTTTAATCCACCAATTTGGTTGGCCATCAGTCTTCTACTCCTTTGGTTCTCTAGGAACAGTTTGGGTTTTTGTGTGGCTAAGTAAG GCATGTAGTTCTCCTCTTAAGGATCTTGAGCTGTTGCTTGAAGAGAAGAAGTTGATCTTTTCCAATAGCATTTCCAAGGAACCTGTTAAAACTATACCTTGGGGACTAATTTTGTCAAAACCACCTGGATGGGCCCTAATAGTGTCTCACTTCTGTCACAATTGGGGAACATTTGTTCTTCTAAATTGGGCAAGATACAGTAAAGATGCTTACATGGGACTTCTTTAA